From one Pseudomonas sp. B21-048 genomic stretch:
- a CDS encoding formate dehydrogenase subunit gamma → MPDEMLHLPMVNSLLERHKRSPGALLPILHEIQEGIGYIPDAAIPEIAHALNLSQAEVRGVISFYHDFRTAPPARHILRLCRAESCQSRGAEQLAAQLRERLQLDDHGSSADGSISLRPVYCLGACACSPALELDGRVHARLSAERLDALLDACREDA, encoded by the coding sequence ATGCCTGATGAGATGTTGCACCTGCCTATGGTCAACAGCCTGCTGGAGCGCCACAAGCGCTCCCCGGGCGCACTGTTGCCCATCCTTCATGAGATTCAGGAGGGCATCGGCTACATTCCCGATGCCGCCATCCCCGAGATTGCCCACGCGCTCAACCTGAGTCAGGCCGAGGTTCGTGGGGTGATCAGCTTCTACCATGACTTCCGCACCGCGCCTCCGGCCCGGCATATTCTGCGTCTGTGTCGGGCTGAGTCCTGCCAGAGCCGCGGCGCCGAGCAGCTCGCGGCGCAATTGCGCGAACGCCTGCAACTGGACGATCACGGCAGTAGCGCCGACGGCAGCATCAGCCTGCGTCCGGTGTATTGCCTCGGCGCCTGCGCCTGTTCGCCGGCTCTGGAGCTGGATGGTCGGGTGCATGCGCGGCTCAGTGCCGAGCGTCTGGATGCATTGCTCGATGCTTGCCGGGAGGACGCATGA
- a CDS encoding DUF3077 domain-containing protein gives MTDQSELKTIGLTPAIYCSDQPLFHVTRGVPLGDALAMASDFLFLAKKLNEDAAYATDTDRHAWAAHYLTAMSKAVVDDAVKVLRRDGSDASR, from the coding sequence ATGACCGATCAATCAGAACTCAAAACCATCGGCTTAACCCCTGCCATCTACTGCTCCGATCAACCACTCTTCCACGTCACTCGCGGCGTCCCCCTCGGCGATGCGTTAGCCATGGCCTCTGACTTTCTGTTTCTCGCCAAAAAGCTGAACGAAGATGCCGCCTACGCCACAGACACCGACCGCCACGCCTGGGCCGCGCATTATTTGACGGCGATGAGTAAGGCTGTGGTTGATGATGCGGTAAAGGTGCTTAGGCGGGATGGTTCTGATGCCAGTCGGTAA
- a CDS encoding XRE family transcriptional regulator gives MSQAALVNPSLLTWSRERAGLSTEQVAKKLPVKPDRVEEWEAGETKPTFLQAQKWASLAHIPFGFLFLPRPPVEQLPLPDLRTVGGIAPQRPSLELLDTVRDSMRKQDWYLEYLQHQEHQPLAFVGRFDSRSRVAEVVDDIRRTLGVNPDAARLDYDKYSRALIEAAEAAGILVMRSGIALGNTHRKLEVSEFRGFAISNAHAPVVFVNSSDAPTARLFTLLHELAHIWIGSSGVSDGNTANGRDEERFCNAVAGEFLAPEAQFRAQWDADVSWEDNLAPLATRFHISKLAIGRRALDLGYISQAQYSAYYRMILKAFQDDKGGAGNYYRNATAKNSPSLSKAVLTEAMSGRMLLRDAGHLLGVQPAKLRTLASMITE, from the coding sequence ATGAGCCAAGCCGCCTTAGTCAATCCAAGCCTGCTCACATGGTCTCGTGAGCGCGCAGGTCTCTCCACTGAGCAGGTCGCTAAAAAACTGCCAGTGAAACCTGATCGAGTAGAGGAATGGGAGGCTGGCGAGACCAAGCCAACATTCCTTCAGGCTCAAAAGTGGGCGAGTCTCGCTCACATCCCTTTTGGCTTCCTGTTTCTTCCGCGCCCGCCAGTCGAACAACTGCCTTTACCTGATCTTCGGACCGTCGGTGGTATTGCGCCTCAACGTCCAAGCCTGGAATTGTTGGACACCGTCAGGGACTCCATGCGTAAGCAGGACTGGTACCTGGAGTATCTGCAACACCAGGAGCATCAGCCGCTGGCATTTGTCGGTCGCTTCGATAGCCGATCTCGAGTCGCAGAGGTGGTGGACGATATCCGCCGGACGCTCGGCGTAAACCCTGACGCTGCTCGATTGGATTACGACAAGTACAGCCGTGCCTTGATCGAAGCAGCAGAAGCGGCTGGCATTTTGGTTATGCGCAGTGGCATTGCTCTAGGAAATACTCATCGCAAACTTGAAGTCAGCGAGTTCCGGGGTTTTGCCATCAGTAATGCCCACGCCCCCGTTGTATTCGTCAACAGTTCCGATGCCCCCACTGCCCGGCTGTTCACCTTACTTCACGAGCTGGCCCATATCTGGATTGGTAGCAGTGGAGTGTCTGACGGAAACACCGCTAATGGTCGAGACGAAGAGCGATTCTGCAATGCAGTTGCAGGTGAGTTTCTGGCTCCCGAAGCCCAGTTCCGCGCCCAGTGGGACGCCGATGTTAGCTGGGAAGACAACCTAGCTCCGCTGGCAACTCGGTTTCACATCAGTAAACTGGCGATTGGTCGCCGCGCATTAGATCTTGGATACATAAGCCAGGCCCAATACAGCGCTTACTATCGAATGATCCTCAAGGCTTTTCAGGATGATAAAGGTGGCGCGGGTAACTACTACCGCAACGCCACCGCGAAAAATAGCCCTAGCCTAAGCAAGGCGGTGCTGACTGAAGCAATGAGTGGCCGGATGCTGCTGCGCGATGCGGGACATTTGCTCGGCGTGCAACCTGCCAAATTAAGGACTCTCGCCAGCATGATTACGGAATGA
- a CDS encoding DUF4411 family protein codes for MNHLLDANTLIEAKNRYYGMAICPGFWQWLLLKNKALALASISPVKDELSRGNDDLADWAKENLDFFHSTTDQATQAAFAQVAGLVANQAPNMKVGAMEEFLGGADPWLIAKAMTTGATVVTHEVLNFDAKRKFIIPNICEQLNVPFLNTFELLHRLEARFVLPA; via the coding sequence ATGAATCATTTACTCGACGCTAACACGCTGATCGAAGCAAAGAACCGTTACTACGGGATGGCTATCTGTCCTGGGTTTTGGCAATGGTTATTGCTGAAAAATAAAGCATTGGCTTTAGCCAGCATTTCACCTGTAAAGGATGAGCTGAGCAGAGGAAACGACGACTTGGCGGATTGGGCGAAGGAGAATCTGGATTTCTTCCACTCCACTACCGATCAAGCTACGCAAGCTGCATTTGCTCAGGTCGCTGGACTTGTAGCAAATCAAGCCCCGAATATGAAAGTAGGAGCTATGGAGGAGTTCTTGGGTGGGGCAGATCCTTGGTTAATCGCGAAAGCTATGACTACTGGGGCTACAGTTGTTACTCATGAAGTGTTGAATTTCGACGCGAAACGAAAATTTATTATCCCTAATATTTGCGAGCAACTTAACGTTCCTTTTTTGAATACGTTTGAGCTGCTGCATAGGCTTGAAGCAAGGTTTGTGTTGCCTGCTTAA
- a CDS encoding VPA1262 family protein, whose amino-acid sequence MMTPILDDLLDDSRLARLFSKDDRHCALQLWVLQIKYEQSIENRIVYGRLLPYSHSSDRWSSSDDNSFQFFGQVKAQIIRLNLYVKSAHCTELLRLFSAGKTIFEISERLKLGLSDQMKARFGATALAADELAYRPVAYLLNRDAHDRHSPASPHDGAGAFSASITQINKGALFRVGEDYDIALTKSVVKHLNADTGLDFGNADTARFGDLELLVFPALDDDERRLLSVNWSDTPLALVVRFNSLQVAHFNHFQFRLNIENDGQIAYSKIATAECDENNEFECKFELSEQLRARTDSTELEVFGFQGDLSREGILCCRWRIGYVREIHVQGHLMGHRATPVKFDWLEKATRPSVSARVKTALTINPGNQGFVSRIGGREIDPWVPANRDLASTFARLHPPKSEGGFFMRWSQGDGEGRLQFVEWFRALLAKYQQHQVVIFDPYFEAAGLGLMLLCAAPEAEYIVFTSLSKPSKNDGATPGESNKPNSDRINNLMASCEQNRRLLERIRLRVYGLKEGRLHDRYILVMAPDNLPIAGFNLSNSLQKAAENYPLLITPIPADILLEVEQYKSGLVQEAEAAQPKDETEYPSIRPLFDSTTVPTAKAAQRYEPLRFLEKARAGDVLSAWASKPSLQGLSGDSLKRRMGSLGLLKGDSLSLPETAGLHNCLAQQMEDFAEFTAIWEVLGDMLAHSRTEDRYFSELQPDRGFLEFLARFLKTSFSRAIEEEDNKSAVIDAQLFQKSVDHLLHSSYHPHHLFHAMKYSALTWSEYFAIKLLWRYAPNALLVIAEAQMANVPMEPQGQDTVRLSLLSQIVSEISLTMEFDISEVQRDSLLCSNNGLLQWIGLNVVERQLAKPEGLSTVLQLVATFSYPKQVQALGWMLHRAARKSKSDQIYNGLVAALHGALPATIPTDELGRMVDSMRGHMRQLAWAEPWLFQDVVLPLLRDDRANTDDACEIWVNELAAELGDSSLLFEREREGQTTNIAAFLFAYSSSERQLASLKSIKTILKRQQRIVQQPLASTSDWNRWDGAVVVSMWILTFTRWSQYYLHGRGRTHIELEELSRAARELAMVRTMDEWRSEGSSKQAEFAAFLDQVEELLSSNEES is encoded by the coding sequence ATGATGACTCCGATACTAGATGACTTGCTCGACGACAGCCGACTGGCTCGATTGTTCTCGAAGGATGACCGTCACTGCGCGCTGCAGCTATGGGTCCTACAGATCAAGTACGAACAATCGATTGAAAACCGCATAGTTTACGGCCGACTACTTCCCTACAGCCATTCCAGTGATCGCTGGTCTTCCAGCGACGACAATAGCTTCCAATTCTTCGGGCAAGTCAAAGCCCAGATTATCCGACTCAACTTATACGTAAAAAGCGCCCACTGCACCGAACTCCTACGGTTATTCAGCGCCGGCAAAACCATCTTCGAAATCAGCGAACGTCTGAAACTCGGACTTTCGGATCAAATGAAAGCACGGTTCGGAGCGACTGCGCTCGCCGCCGATGAACTGGCCTATCGACCCGTAGCCTACCTACTCAACCGCGATGCGCATGACCGGCATTCGCCAGCTAGCCCGCATGATGGAGCCGGAGCCTTCAGTGCTTCGATCACCCAAATCAACAAGGGAGCACTATTCCGCGTAGGTGAGGATTACGACATCGCCTTGACCAAATCGGTGGTAAAACACCTCAACGCGGATACAGGGCTGGACTTCGGTAACGCGGACACCGCTCGTTTCGGCGACCTTGAACTACTAGTTTTCCCTGCGCTGGACGACGATGAGCGACGCTTGCTGAGCGTTAACTGGAGCGATACCCCTCTCGCCTTGGTCGTCCGATTTAATTCGTTGCAGGTAGCGCACTTTAACCACTTCCAGTTCCGCCTGAACATCGAGAATGACGGGCAAATAGCCTACTCGAAGATCGCCACAGCGGAATGCGACGAGAACAATGAGTTTGAGTGCAAGTTCGAGCTGAGCGAACAGTTGCGCGCAAGGACTGACAGTACTGAACTGGAGGTCTTCGGTTTCCAGGGTGACCTTTCCCGGGAGGGCATACTGTGCTGCCGGTGGCGGATCGGATACGTTCGAGAGATCCACGTCCAGGGTCACTTGATGGGCCATCGGGCAACCCCGGTTAAATTCGACTGGCTGGAAAAAGCCACTCGGCCGTCCGTTTCGGCGCGAGTGAAGACAGCCTTAACGATCAATCCAGGCAATCAGGGATTCGTCAGCCGCATTGGCGGGCGTGAGATAGACCCCTGGGTCCCCGCCAACCGTGACCTAGCATCCACTTTTGCGCGACTCCATCCGCCGAAATCGGAGGGGGGGTTCTTCATGCGCTGGAGTCAAGGCGACGGCGAGGGGAGGCTGCAATTCGTTGAGTGGTTCAGGGCTCTGTTGGCGAAGTACCAGCAGCACCAAGTAGTCATTTTCGATCCGTATTTCGAAGCCGCCGGTTTGGGGCTGATGTTGCTCTGCGCCGCACCAGAGGCCGAATACATTGTCTTCACATCCCTATCCAAGCCATCAAAGAATGATGGAGCAACTCCGGGCGAATCCAACAAGCCCAATTCGGATCGGATTAATAACTTGATGGCGAGCTGCGAACAAAACCGCCGCCTATTGGAACGCATCAGGCTGCGCGTCTATGGCCTTAAAGAAGGGCGGCTACATGATCGCTACATATTGGTTATGGCACCGGATAATTTACCGATTGCAGGTTTCAACCTTTCCAACTCACTTCAAAAAGCAGCCGAAAACTACCCCTTGCTGATCACCCCGATTCCTGCAGATATCCTGCTGGAGGTGGAGCAGTACAAGTCTGGACTGGTGCAGGAGGCGGAGGCTGCTCAGCCCAAAGACGAGACTGAGTATCCATCCATACGACCTCTCTTCGACTCTACTACGGTGCCGACAGCAAAAGCGGCTCAACGCTATGAGCCTCTACGTTTCCTCGAAAAAGCCCGAGCCGGAGACGTACTGAGCGCATGGGCAAGTAAGCCGTCGCTACAAGGACTAAGTGGAGACTCATTGAAGAGGCGCATGGGGTCTCTGGGTCTGCTCAAGGGTGACTCGCTATCGTTGCCCGAAACGGCAGGCTTGCATAATTGCCTTGCCCAGCAAATGGAAGACTTCGCGGAGTTCACCGCGATTTGGGAGGTGCTCGGCGACATGCTCGCGCATTCACGCACCGAAGACCGCTACTTCAGTGAGCTTCAACCCGATCGTGGCTTTCTGGAGTTCTTGGCGCGATTCCTCAAAACATCATTCAGCCGCGCGATTGAGGAGGAGGACAACAAATCTGCCGTTATCGACGCCCAGCTATTTCAGAAATCAGTAGATCACCTTTTACATAGTTCCTATCACCCTCATCACTTGTTTCATGCAATGAAATACTCAGCCCTGACCTGGTCAGAGTACTTCGCAATCAAGTTACTATGGCGGTACGCGCCAAATGCTCTGCTGGTGATCGCCGAGGCCCAGATGGCCAACGTGCCAATGGAGCCTCAAGGTCAAGATACCGTGCGGCTGTCCCTGTTGAGCCAGATCGTTAGCGAAATCTCACTGACGATGGAGTTCGACATCAGCGAGGTGCAACGGGACAGCCTCTTATGCAGCAACAATGGACTGCTGCAGTGGATAGGTCTGAACGTGGTAGAGCGGCAACTGGCAAAACCGGAAGGGCTTTCCACCGTGCTGCAACTGGTCGCCACCTTTTCCTACCCCAAGCAAGTGCAGGCTCTCGGCTGGATGCTTCATCGTGCGGCAAGGAAATCAAAGTCAGACCAGATTTATAACGGCTTGGTCGCAGCACTGCATGGTGCACTGCCGGCTACTATCCCCACGGACGAGCTCGGGCGCATGGTCGACTCTATGCGCGGACATATGCGTCAATTGGCCTGGGCCGAACCATGGCTCTTTCAGGATGTAGTATTACCTTTGTTGCGCGATGATCGCGCTAACACTGACGATGCCTGCGAAATCTGGGTAAATGAACTGGCTGCTGAACTGGGAGACTCGTCGCTGTTGTTTGAACGAGAGCGCGAAGGTCAGACGACTAACATCGCTGCATTCCTCTTCGCATACAGCAGTTCCGAACGCCAGCTTGCTAGTCTGAAGTCGATAAAGACTATCTTGAAGCGGCAGCAGCGAATCGTGCAACAGCCCCTCGCCAGCACCTCCGACTGGAACCGGTGGGACGGCGCCGTGGTGGTTTCAATGTGGATTCTGACCTTTACCCGCTGGAGTCAGTACTACCTGCATGGGCGCGGTAGGACACACATTGAGTTAGAGGAGCTGTCGCGGGCTGCCCGCGAACTTGCAATGGTTAGAACGATGGACGAATGGCGGTCGGAGGGCAGCAGTAAACAGGCCGAGTTCGCCGCGTTCCTCGACCAAGTGGAGGAACTGCTATCCTCGAACGAAGAGTCGTAA
- the queA gene encoding tRNA preQ1(34) S-adenosylmethionine ribosyltransferase-isomerase QueA yields MRVADFTFELPDSLIARHPLAERRNSRLLTLDGVSGALAHRQFTDLLEHLRPGDLMVFNNTRVIPARLFGQKASGGKLEILVERVLDSHRVLAHVRSSKSPKPGSKILIDGGGEAEMLARHDALFELGFAEEVLPLLDRVGHMPLPPYIDRPDEGSDRERYQTVYAERLGAVAAPTAGLHFDQLLMEAIAAKGIETAFVTLHVGAGTFQPVRVEKIEDHHMHSEWLEVGQDVVDAVEACRARGGRVVAVGTTSVRSLESAARDGVLKPFSGDTDIFIYPGRPFHVVDALVTNFHLPESTLLMLVSAFAGYPETMAAYKAAVDNEYRFFSYGDAMFITRNPAPTAPKETGPEETE; encoded by the coding sequence ATGCGCGTTGCTGACTTTACTTTCGAACTCCCTGATTCGCTGATCGCTCGCCACCCTTTGGCCGAGCGTCGCAACAGTCGCCTGTTGACCCTTGATGGGGTCAGCGGCGCCCTGGCACACCGTCAATTCACTGATTTGCTCGAGCATTTGCGCCCGGGCGATTTGATGGTGTTCAACAATACCCGGGTGATTCCGGCGCGGCTGTTTGGCCAGAAGGCTTCCGGCGGCAAGCTGGAAATTCTGGTGGAGCGGGTGCTCGACAGTCATCGCGTGCTGGCCCATGTGCGTTCCAGCAAGTCGCCCAAGCCGGGTTCGAAGATCCTGATCGACGGCGGTGGCGAAGCCGAGATGCTGGCGCGTCATGATGCGTTGTTCGAGCTGGGGTTTGCCGAAGAGGTGTTGCCGCTGCTCGATCGCGTCGGGCACATGCCGTTGCCGCCTTATATAGACCGCCCGGATGAAGGTTCGGACCGCGAGCGTTATCAGACGGTGTACGCCGAGCGCCTGGGCGCGGTGGCGGCGCCGACGGCGGGGCTGCATTTCGATCAGCTGCTGATGGAGGCGATTGCCGCCAAGGGCATCGAGACTGCGTTCGTGACCTTGCACGTGGGTGCGGGCACGTTCCAGCCAGTGCGTGTCGAGAAGATCGAAGATCACCACATGCACAGTGAGTGGCTGGAAGTCGGTCAGGACGTGGTCGATGCAGTCGAAGCGTGCCGCGCTCGCGGTGGTCGCGTAGTGGCTGTGGGGACCACCAGCGTGCGTTCTCTGGAAAGTGCCGCGCGCGATGGCGTGCTCAAGCCGTTCAGTGGCGACACCGACATCTTTATCTACCCGGGCCGGCCGTTTCATGTGGTCGATGCCCTGGTCACCAACTTCCATTTGCCTGAATCCACGTTGTTGATGCTGGTTTCGGCATTCGCCGGTTATCCCGAGACCATGGCCGCCTATAAAGCCGCCGTCGACAACGAATACCGCTTTTTCAGCTACGGTGATGCGATGTTTATCACCCGTAACCCCGCGCCTACTGCCCCTAAAGAAACAGGCCCTGAGGAAACAGAATGA
- the tgt gene encoding tRNA guanosine(34) transglycosylase Tgt, with translation MSFELLATDGKARRGRLTFPRGTVETPAFMPVGTYGTVKGMLPRDIVATGAEIILGNTFHLWLRPGTEVIKKHGDLHDFMQWKGPILTDSGGFQVFSLGAMRKIKEEGVTFASPVDGAKVFMGPEESMQVQRDLGSDIVMIFDECTPYPADEDVARVSMELSLRWAKRSKEAHGDNTAALFGIVQGGMHQDLRMRSLEGLDKIGFDGLAIGGLSVGEPKHEMIKVLDYLPGQMPADKPRYLMGVGKPEDLVEGVRRGVDMFDCVMPTRNARNGHLFIDTGVLKIRNAFHRHDDSPLDPTCDCYTCQNFSRAYLHHLDKCGEMLGSMLNTIHNLRHYQVLMAGLREAIQQGTLAAFVDAFYAKRGLPVPPLD, from the coding sequence ATGTCTTTTGAGCTCCTTGCCACAGACGGCAAGGCTCGTCGCGGTCGTTTGACCTTTCCGCGCGGTACCGTCGAGACCCCAGCCTTCATGCCGGTGGGCACGTACGGCACGGTCAAGGGCATGCTGCCGCGGGATATCGTCGCCACTGGCGCGGAAATCATTCTGGGCAACACCTTCCACTTGTGGCTGCGTCCTGGCACCGAAGTGATCAAGAAGCACGGCGACCTGCACGATTTCATGCAGTGGAAAGGCCCGATTCTGACCGACTCCGGCGGTTTTCAGGTGTTCAGCCTGGGCGCGATGCGCAAGATCAAGGAGGAGGGCGTGACCTTCGCTTCTCCTGTCGATGGCGCCAAAGTATTCATGGGGCCGGAAGAGTCGATGCAGGTCCAGCGCGATCTGGGCTCGGACATCGTGATGATTTTCGACGAATGCACCCCGTATCCGGCCGATGAAGACGTCGCTCGTGTCTCGATGGAGCTCTCGTTGCGTTGGGCCAAGCGCTCGAAAGAAGCCCATGGCGACAACACGGCGGCGCTGTTCGGCATTGTTCAGGGCGGTATGCACCAGGATTTGCGCATGCGCTCCCTGGAAGGCCTCGACAAGATCGGCTTCGACGGCTTGGCCATCGGCGGTCTGTCGGTGGGCGAGCCCAAGCACGAGATGATCAAGGTGCTGGATTACCTGCCGGGCCAGATGCCGGCTGACAAACCTCGTTACCTTATGGGCGTTGGCAAACCGGAAGATCTGGTTGAGGGTGTGCGCCGCGGTGTGGACATGTTCGATTGCGTGATGCCAACCCGTAATGCCCGCAATGGGCATCTGTTCATTGATACAGGCGTGCTGAAGATCCGTAACGCGTTCCATCGCCATGATGATTCGCCGCTAGATCCGACTTGCGATTGCTATACCTGCCAGAACTTCTCCCGCGCTTATCTGCATCACCTGGACAAATGCGGTGAAATGTTGGGTAGCATGTTGAATACCATCCATAATTTGCGCCATTACCAGGTGCTTATGGCTGGTTTGCGCGAGGCTATTCAACAGGGTACATTGGCCGCCTTTGTCGATGCCTTCTACGCCAAACGCGGGTTACCTGTTCCGCCTTTGGACTGA
- the yajC gene encoding preprotein translocase subunit YajC, translating to MSFFISNAMADAAAPAAGPMGGGFEWIFLVGFLVIFYLMIWRPQAKRAKEQKTLLGSLQKGDEVVTTGGIAGKITKVSDDFVVLEVSDTVEMKFQKGAIAATLPKGTLKAI from the coding sequence ATGAGCTTTTTTATCTCTAATGCCATGGCTGACGCTGCTGCACCTGCGGCAGGCCCAATGGGTGGCGGCTTTGAGTGGATTTTCCTGGTCGGTTTCCTGGTCATCTTCTACCTGATGATCTGGCGTCCACAGGCCAAGCGCGCCAAAGAGCAGAAAACCCTGCTGGGCAGCCTGCAAAAAGGTGACGAAGTTGTGACCACCGGTGGTATCGCCGGCAAGATCACCAAAGTGTCCGATGACTTCGTTGTTCTGGAAGTCTCCGACACCGTCGAAATGAAATTCCAGAAAGGCGCCATCGCCGCCACGCTGCCAAAAGGCACGCTCAAAGCGATCTAA
- the secD gene encoding protein translocase subunit SecD, translating to MLNKYPLWKYILILAVLAIGLIYSAPNLYPDDPAIQVSGASTALQVTQADLDRVSTALKESGINVKAATLAAGGKGGLIRLTKAEDQLPAKDVVRKALGDDYVVALNLAQTTPQWLRSLGAHPMKLGLDLSGGVHFLLEVDMDKALDARLKVYEGDVKSLLRKEKLRYRSLPQVGGAIQLGFTDEAAREQARVLIRKNFNDFDIVPADLNGQPVLRLAMTPAKLAEIREYSIKQNLTTVRNRVNELGVAEPIVQRQGANRIVVELPGVQDTAEAKRILGKTANLEFRLAAEPGASKATSESFEFREGNRPAALIERGLIITGDQVTDAKAGFGEQGTPEVNIRLDGHGGELMSRATRNNVGRSMAVIFIEQRPVTTYVKQVVNGVEKDVPVQTFKEEKKIISLATIQSPLGAQFRITGLNGQGESSELALLLRAGGLAAPMYFAEERTIGPSLGADNITKGIDASLWGMLFVSLFIMAIYRFFGLIATVALTVNMVMLLALMSLLGATLTLPGIAGIVLTMGMAVDANVLIFSRIREEIAAGMTVQRAINEGFGRAFTAILDANLTTLLVGGILFAMGTGPVKGFAVTMSLGIFTSMFTAIMVTRAMVNLIFGGRDFKKLWI from the coding sequence ATGCTGAACAAATACCCTCTGTGGAAATACATTCTGATCCTGGCGGTGCTGGCGATCGGTCTGATTTATTCCGCTCCCAATCTTTATCCTGATGACCCGGCCATTCAGGTCAGCGGTGCCAGCACGGCGCTGCAGGTCACTCAGGCAGATCTGGATCGTGTGAGCACCGCGCTCAAGGAATCCGGGATCAACGTCAAGGCGGCCACCCTGGCTGCGGGCGGCAAGGGCGGTCTGATCCGTCTGACCAAAGCTGAAGATCAGCTGCCAGCCAAAGACGTCGTGCGCAAGGCATTGGGTGATGACTACGTCGTTGCACTGAACCTGGCACAAACCACCCCGCAATGGCTGCGCAGCCTTGGCGCGCACCCGATGAAGCTGGGTCTGGACTTGTCCGGTGGTGTGCACTTCCTGCTGGAAGTGGACATGGACAAAGCCCTCGACGCACGCCTGAAAGTCTACGAAGGCGACGTCAAGAGCCTGTTGCGCAAAGAAAAACTGCGCTATCGCAGCCTGCCGCAAGTGGGCGGTGCCATTCAGCTGGGTTTCACTGATGAAGCGGCCCGCGAACAGGCCCGCGTGCTGATCCGCAAGAACTTCAACGATTTCGACATTGTTCCGGCCGACCTCAATGGCCAACCGGTACTGCGTCTGGCGATGACCCCGGCCAAGCTGGCGGAAATCCGCGAATACTCCATCAAGCAGAACTTGACCACGGTACGTAACCGCGTCAACGAGCTGGGTGTTGCCGAACCTATCGTTCAGCGCCAGGGCGCCAACCGCATCGTGGTTGAGCTGCCGGGCGTGCAAGACACTGCAGAAGCCAAGCGTATCCTCGGCAAGACGGCCAACCTTGAGTTCCGTCTGGCGGCTGAGCCAGGCGCTTCGAAAGCCACTTCCGAATCGTTCGAGTTCCGTGAAGGCAATCGTCCTGCGGCGCTGATCGAGCGCGGCTTGATCATCACCGGTGACCAGGTGACTGACGCCAAGGCTGGCTTCGGCGAGCAAGGCACGCCAGAAGTGAACATCCGTCTGGATGGCCATGGTGGCGAGCTGATGAGTCGTGCGACTCGCAACAACGTCGGTCGCAGCATGGCGGTGATCTTCATCGAGCAACGTCCGGTCACCACTTACGTCAAGCAAGTGGTCAACGGTGTCGAGAAAGACGTACCGGTTCAGACGTTTAAAGAAGAGAAGAAGATCATCAGCCTGGCGACCATCCAGTCGCCACTGGGTGCCCAGTTCCGCATCACTGGCCTGAACGGCCAGGGCGAGTCGTCCGAACTGGCGCTGCTGCTGCGTGCCGGTGGTCTGGCGGCACCGATGTACTTCGCTGAAGAACGTACCATCGGCCCAAGCCTGGGTGCTGACAACATCACCAAAGGTATCGATGCATCGCTGTGGGGCATGCTGTTTGTCTCGCTGTTCATCATGGCCATCTACCGCTTCTTCGGCCTCATCGCCACCGTCGCGCTGACGGTGAACATGGTGATGCTGCTGGCCCTGATGTCGCTGCTGGGTGCAACGCTGACCCTGCCGGGTATCGCCGGTATCGTGTTGACCATGGGTATGGCGGTCGACGCCAACGTACTGATCTTCTCGCGGATACGTGAAGAGATCGCGGCCGGCATGACCGTGCAGCGGGCAATCAACGAAGGCTTCGGCCGGGCATTCACCGCGATTCTCGACGCCAACCTGACAACCTTGTTGGTCGGCGGGATTCTCTTTGCCATGGGCACCGGCCCGGTCAAAGGCTTCGCAGTGACCATGTCCCTCGGGATCTTTACCTCGATGTTCACGGCCATCATGGTGACCCGCGCGATGGTCAACCTGATCTTCGGCGGTCGTGACTTCAAGAAGTTGTGGATTTAA